The sequence GTAGCATAGAGTAGTAGTGCATGAAACAGGTTGTCGTTTATACAGTGCACAATTAGTTAGTTAGTCAGATTTATCTTTCTGCCACTTGTTGTTTTGTATTGGTTGAGTTGATAGTTGGTTGGGTGGTTATTTTCCCGCCGCTCTGTTTTAGCTATATAAGAGCACCCACAGtagatgtgggatatgtgccaaatgttaaatatttggcacatatcccacaccaaacAGGAAAATCAGCTCCCCATCAGATATTGcaaatgttgtaaaattataCCATTTGTGTTTGTaccattgcaaatttgcaatggtACGGATAGATGtggtaaacaaaaaattattattttattggacttTGATGTTGTGGATGATAATGAgaatgtaataatatattattttaatgtgtagtaaatattattttaatatatagaattgaatgataaaacatctgataaatgggatgttgtaaaatgatgtggtaaaataataaagtaggtctttgatgtggtaaaatgacataatttttgcAACATCTGCTACGGATGCTCTAAGGGGCAGAGTCAAATATTTATGAATATACGAAATCATTCACAGCAATACAGCTCCTACCCTCTCTCTATGTGATTCTAATTCCACCATTGTAGGACCTTCAAGCTTGTGTGTGATTTCAACAGCTTCTTGAATCAATaccttaatttattttcttcacaTTTTTTCTTGCCTGAAGTTCATAGTTAAGCAGGCCTGAAAACAAGGGGCTTTCAGCTGCTTTGAATTTATTAGAGGAAGCAAAGAAATAGATAGATTCATATTCCATTGGTCTATGCAGATCTCGTCCAATATGCTTCAGGTGGGTTTAGTGGGTTCCACACATAAGCTGTaattctccccccccccccaaacgaATACGTCAGCCCAGCCCAAAGTAAAGTAGAGTTGCAAACGGACTACAACTCTACAAGAACAACTCAGGCTTGACctccccaaaaattttcaaatttccatTAGAGTAGGTAAAAAATTGACATGACCCCCCCAAATTATTTCAACCGGCCCCCCAAACTATTTCAACCATTCTTCTAGTTCTAGtccaataaaacttaaaattaaagaaaaacctTGGCCCACATCCATCCCCACCAGCCAGCCCCAAATCcctaataaaacaaaatttttctcctTTAAACTAAACACACTTCCAGCCCAGCCCAATCCCAAATCTAAAATGCCtgatcaaacaaaacaaaggcaTCTTAAAATTCAATCCTCACCGTtggaaaaaggggaaaaaaatctgATTGTCACGCACgctgcctttttttttcccttctgtTCTCAATTCACGCCTCCATGGTGTCCCACTGTCACGCCTCTCCTTAGAAACAATCTAATAAGTCCTCGCCTGCTTGCCTTGTCGCCGCAAATTCCACTAGCTCGTTGACCTGTTTAGCTGTTCTGTTCATCACCTCAACCTCAAGCCCTCATCTCAATCTCAATTCCTCAAGGTATCTCATTCTCATCTCACTTCtgacttctctcttttttttctctacaacTGAAGTTACTgaactaaatataaaatatgtgtaTGTGAGTATGTGAAATTGTGAATATGTGATACCCTTTGCCAGCAAAGCAATTTATGCTTATTTGACTTTgtctttttgtgtttattgtttttgtattctATATTCTTGAGTCTTTATCCACTGGCTGCTCTATGACTTTTGGCTTTTGGCTTTTGTGTTGTTTCTTGTTTGTCTCTTCAGTGGGGGTAGGGTGGGGGCCGTGGGGCTTGCATTGTGTAGTTGGGTAGTAATTAGTAAAGTAAGTAAAATATATGAAAGGCAATTGGGATGAGGGCTATGACCCACTGACCCGGGAGTTAGTGTATTTTGTTCATGTTGTTTGTTACTTTGTTTATACTTTTGagtgatttgtttatttaatttttttatttatcctaAAAGGTCCTTACTTTGAAATTAGGTACCAAATAATGAGCAAATTGCAGGGAATTGCAGGGAATATGATAGTATGATAGTTTATATAGAAAAGGAAATTGCAAGGAATTTTACTGTGGATGATAATGGATTAAttttattccatgaaaaatcGTTGCCAGGCATGATTTGATGTGAACGTTCTTTTTTGTATGTCTACATTGAACTAGAcaattttttatgttcattaaggTACAAGAATATGATGATATaagaaagttgataattttgtattcaaTAGACTTAGgaattatatttagtatatCTCTATTACAACCCGGCCCCCTAAGTAATTattcctggctacgcccctgaCTGGTCCACACACCAATACTTCATACTTCATAGGCCAGGGTTCCTCTTTGGAGAGGATATTAAAGCAAAAATCTCAGCTTTCTTATGGAGAAGAGAGATGATGCAGATTAgttaaggaagaataaaatattttaatattttatgctgttttcttttttctagttgaataaggattttaattgtttttcttttcctagttaaattgtttttcctctctcaagtagaagtaggtttattattttttttcctaaaaggattaggagaaattctattcctataaatactctttatagagggGTTGATTATTGATGTTATGCGtcaattaataaaagtttgttaaagatgttttttctattattttgcctattAACCTAGTGTTCTTGTAGTAGTATTTGTGTGTTATAGATTGTGCTTCTACACGCTGGCGCTGCATCAAGAGAGATTTCAAAATGTTGGATATAAAGCTTTTCAGAGGAAGACCCGAAATCGTTCGCAAATCCCAACGCCGTCGTTTCGCTAACATCGAATTCGTCGATGAAGTCATCGCCCTCGATGAACAAGCGCGCAAACGTAAGAATTTCCCCTCTCTCTACCCATACCGAGTCTATTGTTTGgagttctctttatttattttcatttatttatttattgttatagtTAAATTCGAGCTGGATAATCTTCGCAAGGACTTCAACAATATGAACAGGCAGATCGCTCAACTTAAAATTGTGAGTCTTTcgttttcttttgaaaatttattactgtGTTGTCGATGGTGTTATGTCCTTTAAAATCAGAGTACCCAGACGATAATTACTTTCAATTGACATGGTACTATGGTTCCCTGAATCTCtttgaataattaaaaataaggggtaattacactttatcaccctaaactatacttcATGTTACacttaccaccctaaactatgtgGATGTACacttaccaccctaaactattaTCTCTtgcacactttgcaccctacTGTTTAGTTAACTGTTAATTTAGACAGAATTTAGACTCATCTGCAAGTCATGTGAGAGTTGCAATAATCAAAAGACCAAATTGCCGCTTATTAACTGGTATCTTATAAACCTATATGGTCCTCACTGTTACGCATCTTCTTCCCCACACTCTAGTCTCTTTGTTTCTCGCTTAGCTCCCCTGGTCCAAGTCTCTTGCTTTCATCAACTACAGATGAACTTCTCATCAACCAAAAAAGGTATGAatatttacaattaaaaaaatgaatgaacacCTCAAGGATAAAGTCatttaatactactttcttCACTGTACAATAACTATATCTCTTTCCAAGTTCCAACAACTCCAAATGcaaagattaataaaaaaacaaaaagcctaATTTCCATTTAATTTGTTGCAAACATCGactttctctaaattttagctctccttttgaattttttgtctTCTGTGtccaagaaaaaacaaaaaaactgatTAATTTTCCAGGGAACAAAGAAAATACCAAAGAATTCAAGATTGGGTTTTCTTGAGCATATTCTAAAAGCActttctttccctttcccttttaATTCTTACAAACACAAATGCCTCTCCACAACATGAAttactatttttcttccttaaaCAGTCTAATTAAACCCAGTTTTTCATTGAAAGCATTTTTGGGTATTTTCCCATAGAGGTAAACAGAGCTTTAACAAGCACTTACAACACCCAAGtacataaattaattaaaacccggataaatatcaattttgattttaaaaatctaagccaattaattGTAAAAGTTCAAGCTTTCAAACTAAGTAGCGATAAAAGCATACACAAAAATTAAACTAGACGACATATAGGAGAAAGAAGAGGACGAGGAAGAAAGACATGAGGACAGAGTAATTCACATTCACTGAcctgaaaaataataaaatttaaaaaagtgatatatgTTGCCAAACGATGATGGGCAAAGTGGGAAAATTTTGCTAACGACAGCCATGaaaatgtcataatttttttttaattgggaagACTGGAATCTCTGTAGTTGATGAAAGCAACAGTGGGAGGAAGAAGAAGCTAGACACTGAGTGAAAGTGACAGACTGAGTTTGAGAGGAACTGAGAATATCACGTGAGGGTCTTTTAATTGGATGTTTTAAGAGACTTGGGCAATTCTGTCTTTTAATTGTATGCAATGCACTCAAAAGTCATGTGACTTACACATGAGCCTAATTTCCATCAAAGTTAACAGGTAAGTTAACGGTGGGGTGCAAAGTGTGCAAAAGATAATAGTTTAGGGTTGTAAGTGTAACATggggtatagtttagggtggtaaagtgtaatttcccctaaaaataataatattaacaaaTGTAGAGGATTCTTATACTAGGTTTAAAATCTTAATTCCCACCAAGTAAGGGATGGTATCTGATTGATCCTTGTACACCTTTATatagagaaaatcaaaagcttcaccattcaataattttattaatcaactctCTCCCCTCCTTTGAATACATTATAGGTAAAGACTCTTTCTCCTACTAGCAGTAGGACTCCTAGTTTGAAACTAACAAGGAAAATAATCCTAAGATACTTAGAATCTCCTAGAAGGTTAATCGCCACTCAATTGTAGAAGCAATTAATATCTTGTGAGTCAagcaaaatttgaagaaattggACTAacttaataatgaaaatttaatgtAATTCTCCTTTCGTTAACTATCAGTTTCTTGAGTGTCGGTTGTAAACTTGGAACAACTATTGATCCCCTGTGTCGGCCATTTTTCAGCCCTGATATCAGGAAAAagtaccccccccccctctaaATGCTGTCACAAACTGACCAAGTGACCATTTTGACATCAACTCCTACATTCAACAACAGTTGCTTAGCACTCTCTTTGCCCATGAATACTGATTGTATCGAGTCTCTACCATGCTCATTCATCTGTAGTATGAAGTACCCCCTTTCTCTACTGAGAATTCAAAAGTATAAAATTCCTCTGTGGGCAAATGCTTTTTTGACTCTTCTAAATATTTTGTTCTTgttggatcttttttttttggtaattaattcTTGGGTTTATCTGGTATGGAACtgaatttcagaatttttttgtaaaaaaaggCAGGTGAAGATGCCTCTGAGATGATAAAAACTACAGAGGAGAATAAGAGGTCAGCTGCAGAGAAAGAAGCTGAAGTTCGGgaagttttacaaaatttgaattcaaaattgcTATTAATTGGTAATATTGTTCATGATTCAGTTCCAATCAGCGATGACGAGGTATAGGAGttggaaaatttcatttcttttttttactgtaTCTAATGCTTATTCTGAATTGTGAATTCGTAACATGTATTGCAGGCAAATAATGAGGTGATCCGAGCATGGGGTGAGAAACGATTGGAGCCAAAACTAAAGAATCATGTTGATCTTGTTAAGCTCCTTGGAATTGCAGATTTAAAGAAAGGTATTGAGGAAACTACTTTTGTTCAAAGCTTGAAAGCATGATAGTTTTCTTATATTGAACATGTTGTGGTGTACTTAACATGTTATAACTTGATTGGAGCATTAATTGGGTTTCAATTCACAACATTAATCTAAATCTgcatttttaattcaataaataGACTCTAAATCTATATTGATTCACCtgattacatattttttgggTGCCATGTGGTTGCAGAAATCTAATTTTTTGATCAAATGAAAATGCAAAACATATTTGcttcatgaatttttttgaaaaatcaaaacacGTCTCTGCTCACTTCTCTACAAGAAGAAACTAAATAAGTAGAAAAGCTCCTATATCTAGGTTGAATTGTCTGAAGTTATTTATTCTAGCTTGATCAGTTCTCAGGTTTTAGTATCTGTACTTTTATAAATAAGTAAAGTTGTTATGCTTCTGAAATATGGTTACTAAAATATATGAATCTGTAATTAGACAACAGTTAAATATATTCTTGTTCAATTCAACCTGAACTACTGGTTTATACCCAGTATAGTGGGTTAGTTGCTTCAAATTACTTTTGCACTTTAACTTATGTATTGTGGTAAACTTACTGAGTTTGTAACTTTGTGTAATTCATACTCAGTGAGAAAAAGATAAAGGTGTAAATCATATTCCTTGGCCATTCCAAGTATCTTTACACCTACTCAGTATCTTTACACATATTATTGTCCTTTCACTTCTACTGCTAGTATTTATTACTCCTTTGTAGACAAATTGCTAGGCTTTGTATCACTAAAACAATCTCAACAGATACATGCTTGTGTTAGCTCAAGATGATGTTAATTTGGTTTAATTACTATCCCCAATATGCATGAACTATAGGTGCCAATATAGCTGGAGGCAGAGGCTTCTATTTGAAAGGAGATGGCGTGCGTCTTAATCAAGCTCTTATTAACTTTGGTCTTGATTTTTTGGAGAAAAGGGGATATACATTATTGCATACTCCATTCTTCATGAGAAAAGAGGTCATGGCTAGGTGTGCTCAATTAGCacaatttgatgaagagctTTACAaggtaatatttttaaattgttgaaaatattcccttgtctttctttctttgactttttggtTTCTAGcaatattttttgcttttcttctttctctgttcTTGTTTTAACTTTTGTGACCTCTTATGTACTTTTTATGCACTCATTTTTAATGGTAGTAAttatcaagaaaagaaaatggttgagaAAGTGTGGGAACCTGGGAGGGTCTGACATCATAAAATCTtcattcaatttcttttccTCCATCTTGTGTACAGGTACATGAGCTAACTAAAGTGGTTGTCATTTAATAGGTAACAGGTGAGGGAGATGACAAATATCTGATTGCTACTGCCGAACAGCCGCTTTGTGCCTATCATTTGGATGATTGGATCCATCCTTCTGAGCTACCAATAAGGTTGTAATATTCTTCCTGAAGCTTGTTCCTATGACTAGAAAGTAGCCTTTTGCTcataaataattcaatttttccCCAGGTATGCTGGATATTCGTCTTGCTTCCGTAAAGAGGCTGGTGCACATGGTCGAGATACTCTGGGAATATTCAGAGTTCATCAGTTTGAGAAGGTGGAGCAGTTTTGTATTACCAGCCCTGATAATGATGAATCTTGGGCCATGCATGAGGAAATGCTCAAAAACTCTGAAGATTTCTACAAGATGGTGTGTTGAATTTTCCtttcatcatttttaatttccttaATGTTCTAAGACTCCTTGAGTATGATATTAATGAGTAGGTTAGCTTTGTTCATGCCACATGATATCGGTGATCCAAGGACAATTTTTGATGGTCACTATCTATCTCTTTCCAAGTTAAGAATGCGGTTATGTTAATGTATTTTGCATGGAAATTTGTGTTTAAGTCAAGACATAGTGGTATACTTTGTGTATTGGTGGACTCTTCTCCTCTCCGCATTTCATGTAGGAGAAACATGAGGTCCTATATATGAATTCCTCCTGCTTTTCGCTCTCTgaatctaatttaattttccATGTTTCAGCTAAACCTCCCCTATCAAGTTGTTTCTATCGTTTCTGGTGCTCTGAATGATGCAGCTTCAAAGAAGTATGATTTGGAGGCATGGTTTCCTGCATCTCAGACTTACAGAGAGCTGGTGTCCTGTTCAAACTGTACAGACTATCAGGCAAGAAGAATGGAAACGCGATATGGACAGAAAAAGGTAGATCATACGAACTCTTTATCACTTCCCATTTATTTGTGTTTACTGAACTGGAATCCTCTATCAACAGCAATTTTGAGTgtgttaatgaaattttgagtGTGTTAATGAAACTAGgttaaaaacaaacaatttattggaaatattttgaacaaaaacttgGAGGGTGTTGTAATGTATATGTCTGCTAGtccaaataatttaaattcatcaCCTGTTAGATATGGATGAATTTTGCTCTATAAGACTATCATTAattcaccatcatcatcaacaactaCAAATAAAGttttagtctcaaaattttgggttgaCTATGCATCCTCGACATATTTGTTAGAGTAGGCCTGATGTATAATAATTAATAGattcaaaatatgatatttgtcttcatgtttagttgctttaagaacaattgacacaaaaggcataaaaaattaaatagttttAACTTCATTAAAAGTAATCTTTATCATTTAAACAAACTAACTCGACACTAATTAGAGACAAttcaaaattgagttatgagGTGTTAAAACCCtccaatcacatttattgtaATGTCAAGTTGTAAGCTTTGTATGAtacctttagcattttccatttCTAATAGGCCCTTTATGCTTCCAAACATGTCAATAAATTGtaggataaagtttagctacaatgTAAGTctaaatttttatctattttttttgtttctttggtcTTTTTGGTGTGCTTTTGGGCCTTActttttattgggttttccTCATGGACTTCTTGGGTTTGCCATATTGGGTTGGGCTTGCTGAcgtatttaatttcttttctcttagGGCCTTTGGGACAAGACCCAATTTCTATGCCTTAACCCATCTCCTTAGTCAACTGGGGCCTATTTTTCTTAGTGAGCTTTTGGGTTCGGATTTGCAAAAATGGTTATTAAAAAGAGTTTAGCCTAAAGAtaataaatttttcatatttttcaattcaaaaattaagaaaaaaaatgaatttttgagcttaatttttttaaaaaaaaaatttacgtTCTAATTAGTCTACAATGGATTGAAGGGGATAGAAATTGatcaaatggaccaaatagCATCGAGGTAGACTTAAcaggaccaaattggaccgaatagaaattgtttaatttttaggaagaacaaattatcttcaacaaattctagagaaaaaattatacatgatATTACAAttagaaataattatttattctcacgCATAGCGTGAGTTTGCGATAGATTTTTCTAAAAACATGTACACATACCaaatatatgattatgtttttttacattttaaaatatgttatttgaaatatgatattaaacacattttttacttCATGAGTAttttaaacatatgttttcacaacactttttaaataacatatttCATATCATTTTGAACAACAATACTTGAAAATTGCTACTAAACAGgccttatatttttgttaaactatgcTATTTTGAATGTGGATTGAAAACTTAAAGTATATGCATTACTTTTGGGATGTAAGGACGACTTATTTTTATATGGacgttatatttaatataaagtGGGTTAAAATGGGTTGTGTCACATTTGTGTCAACTTAACACGACCTGTCTATTAAATGTGTCAAGTGGGTCAGATCGTGTCAACTTGCTTCATTAATAggttgggttagggttgaaaaactatggcacaattattaaatgggtcgggttcaGGTTGAGGCATTTAATCAAGAATACCTTACCTCGACACAACATTAACCCCACCTTTTTCCTTTCGGATATTATGATTTTAGCATCGACTGCATTCAACTTCTTTATATTATATGGCTTTTTCAAATTTATGACTGTTAGCCcgcttttattttgtgttgttgcAGAGCAATGAGCAGACAAAGAAATATGTACACTTGTTGAACTCTACTCTCATAGCAACAGAGAGGACCATGTGCTGCATTATTGAGAACTACCAGAGGGAGGATGGTGTTGAGATTCCAGAAGCTTTACAAGAATTTATGGGTGGAAAGACCTTCCTACCTTTCAAGAactagtattattattataataagtTGCAAACTTGTGGTATTTTTTGTAATGAC is a genomic window of Quercus lobata isolate SW786 chromosome 2, ValleyOak3.0 Primary Assembly, whole genome shotgun sequence containing:
- the LOC115974307 gene encoding serine--tRNA ligase-like isoform X2, producing the protein MIKTTEENKRSAAEKEAEVREVLQNLNSKLLLIGNIVHDSVPISDDEANNEVIRAWGEKRLEPKLKNHVDLVKLLGIADLKKGANIAGGRGFYLKGDGVRLNQALINFGLDFLEKRGYTLLHTPFFMRKEVMARCAQLAQFDEELYKVTGEGDDKYLIATAEQPLCAYHLDDWIHPSELPIRYAGYSSCFRKEAGAHGRDTLGIFRVHQFEKVEQFCITSPDNDESWAMHEEMLKNSEDFYKMLNLPYQVVSIVSGALNDAASKKYDLEAWFPASQTYRELVSCSNCTDYQARRMETRYGQKKSNEQTKKYVHLLNSTLIATERTMCCIIENYQREDGVEIPEALQEFMGGKTFLPFKN
- the LOC115974307 gene encoding serine--tRNA ligase-like isoform X1; this encodes MLDIKLFRGRPEIVRKSQRRRFANIEFVDEVIALDEQARKLKFELDNLRKDFNNMNRQIAQLKIAGEDASEMIKTTEENKRSAAEKEAEVREVLQNLNSKLLLIGNIVHDSVPISDDEANNEVIRAWGEKRLEPKLKNHVDLVKLLGIADLKKGANIAGGRGFYLKGDGVRLNQALINFGLDFLEKRGYTLLHTPFFMRKEVMARCAQLAQFDEELYKVTGEGDDKYLIATAEQPLCAYHLDDWIHPSELPIRYAGYSSCFRKEAGAHGRDTLGIFRVHQFEKVEQFCITSPDNDESWAMHEEMLKNSEDFYKMLNLPYQVVSIVSGALNDAASKKYDLEAWFPASQTYRELVSCSNCTDYQARRMETRYGQKKSNEQTKKYVHLLNSTLIATERTMCCIIENYQREDGVEIPEALQEFMGGKTFLPFKN